The following coding sequences lie in one Actinomyces capricornis genomic window:
- a CDS encoding sodium:proton antiporter, which yields MHLQWWSVLPFAAMLACIAVLPLIPATAHHWERRPTQLGVALALGLPVAAWMGLAGGWQVVLASVVEYLQFISLLLSLFVVSGGIFLKGDIKATPRNNTVFLAVGGLVASFIGTTGAAMLLIRPLLATNRERCYRVHTVLYTIFIVANCGGLLTPLGDPPLFLGFLRGVPFTWTLTLLPQWLFVNCLLLLGYYALDSYYYSREPVAAVEADDTQIEPLGLRGALNFALFAVIIAAVALAPSVDAHAIEAGHTTAGDWLPLREIIMLAAAAASYLLTDRGIRFGDNQFTWGPITEVAALFIGIFLTMIPALHYLDEVAGSLPLNRITFFVFTGGLSSVLDNAPTYVTFFEMAGQVPHPGGPSVAGVPEAYLVPISLGAVLCGAITYIGNGPNFMVKSVAEADGVQMPTFGFYILRSFQHLVPVITAMVLLFLAQGALWRALGAALVAALLLRDALLLMRARRLELAAPAV from the coding sequence GTGCACCTGCAATGGTGGTCCGTCCTCCCCTTCGCAGCGATGCTGGCCTGCATCGCCGTCCTGCCCCTCATCCCCGCCACGGCGCACCACTGGGAGCGCCGCCCCACCCAGCTGGGGGTGGCCCTGGCCCTGGGACTGCCCGTGGCGGCCTGGATGGGCCTGGCCGGGGGCTGGCAGGTGGTCCTGGCCTCGGTGGTGGAGTACCTGCAGTTCATCAGTCTGCTGCTGTCCCTGTTCGTGGTCTCGGGGGGCATCTTCCTCAAGGGCGACATCAAGGCCACCCCCCGCAACAACACGGTCTTCCTGGCCGTGGGGGGCCTGGTGGCCTCCTTCATCGGCACCACCGGGGCCGCCATGCTCCTCATCCGCCCGCTGCTGGCCACCAACCGGGAGCGCTGCTACCGCGTCCACACGGTGCTGTACACGATCTTCATCGTGGCCAACTGCGGCGGCCTGCTCACGCCCCTGGGCGACCCGCCCCTTTTCCTGGGCTTCCTGCGAGGGGTGCCCTTCACCTGGACCCTCACGCTGCTGCCGCAATGGCTCTTCGTCAACTGCCTGCTGCTGCTGGGCTACTACGCCCTGGACTCCTACTACTACTCGCGCGAGCCGGTGGCCGCCGTCGAGGCCGACGACACCCAGATCGAGCCGCTGGGGCTGCGCGGAGCCCTCAACTTCGCGCTCTTCGCCGTCATCATCGCCGCGGTGGCCCTGGCCCCCTCCGTGGACGCCCACGCCATCGAGGCCGGGCACACCACGGCGGGGGACTGGCTGCCGCTGCGCGAGATCATCATGCTCGCCGCCGCGGCGGCCTCCTACCTGCTGACCGACCGCGGGATCCGCTTCGGGGACAACCAGTTCACCTGGGGGCCCATCACCGAGGTCGCCGCCCTGTTCATCGGGATCTTCCTGACCATGATCCCGGCCCTGCACTACCTGGACGAGGTGGCCGGGAGCCTGCCGCTGAACCGGATCACCTTCTTCGTCTTCACCGGGGGGCTGTCCTCGGTGCTGGACAACGCCCCCACCTACGTCACCTTCTTCGAGATGGCCGGGCAGGTGCCCCACCCCGGCGGGCCGAGCGTGGCGGGCGTGCCCGAGGCCTACCTGGTGCCCATCTCCCTGGGCGCGGTGCTGTGCGGGGCCATCACCTACATCGGCAACGGCCCCAACTTCATGGTCAAGTCCGTGGCGGAGGCCGACGGCGTGCAGATGCCCACCTTCGGCTTCTACATCCTGCGCTCCTTCCAGCACCTGGTCCCGGTCATCACCGCCATGGTGCTGCTCTTCCTCGCCCAGGGCGCGCTGTGGAGGGCCCTGGGGGCAGCGCTGGTGGCGGCCCTGCTGCTGCGCGACGCCCTGCTGCTCATGCGCGCACGCCGCCTGGAGCTGGCCGCCCCCGCGGTGTGA
- a CDS encoding DUF3097 domain-containing protein gives MPRVNTPYRPPVPGSTAARRAALRARAEQSAGQSPQGQQGRQGRRGARGGDAGQAARRPSASDRYGGDVLSADPHRSGPHAVRPASVTMPVARGMVVEDRRTGFVGAAVAVEKSGGQHLVVLEDRHGTRRAFPLGPGFWFEGRPVILDPPVARPRPPAGPRSAAGRRLTASGSYAVEGERARVARASRIWVEGRHDAELVERVWGDDLRHEGVVVLMLEGVDNLAAVLEDFAPSPQRRAGVLVDHLVAGSKEWRIAEQVRSMPGGDNVLVLGHPYVDVWQAVKPERLGLERWPEVPRGIDIKHGTLEALGWPHADQADIARGWQRILATVRSYKDLEPSLLGRMEELIDFVTAPGTR, from the coding sequence GTGCCGAGGGTGAACACGCCCTACCGCCCGCCCGTCCCCGGAAGCACCGCCGCTCGCCGCGCCGCCCTGCGCGCCCGGGCCGAGCAGTCCGCCGGCCAGTCCCCGCAGGGCCAGCAGGGCCGGCAGGGGCGCCGAGGGGCCCGGGGCGGCGACGCCGGGCAGGCGGCCCGCCGCCCCTCCGCCTCGGACCGCTACGGCGGGGATGTGCTGTCCGCCGACCCCCACCGCAGTGGCCCCCACGCCGTGCGCCCCGCCTCGGTGACCATGCCCGTGGCGCGGGGCATGGTGGTCGAGGACCGCCGCACCGGTTTCGTGGGGGCGGCCGTGGCGGTGGAGAAGTCCGGCGGCCAGCACCTGGTGGTCCTGGAGGACCGCCACGGCACCAGGCGGGCCTTCCCCTTGGGGCCGGGCTTCTGGTTCGAGGGCCGGCCGGTGATCCTGGACCCGCCGGTGGCGCGCCCTCGCCCGCCGGCCGGGCCGCGCAGCGCCGCCGGGCGACGGCTGACGGCCTCGGGCTCCTATGCGGTGGAGGGCGAGCGGGCCCGGGTCGCGCGCGCCTCGCGCATCTGGGTGGAGGGCAGGCATGATGCCGAGCTGGTCGAGAGGGTCTGGGGCGACGACCTGCGCCATGAGGGCGTGGTGGTCCTCATGCTCGAGGGCGTGGACAACCTGGCGGCCGTCCTGGAGGACTTCGCCCCCAGCCCCCAGCGGCGGGCCGGCGTGCTGGTGGACCACCTGGTGGCCGGCTCCAAGGAGTGGCGCATCGCCGAGCAGGTGCGCTCCATGCCCGGCGGGGACAATGTGCTGGTGCTGGGCCACCCGTATGTGGATGTGTGGCAGGCGGTCAAGCCCGAGCGCCTGGGCCTGGAGCGCTGGCCCGAGGTCCCGCGCGGCATCGACATCAAGCACGGCACCCTTGAGGCCCTGGGCTGGCCGCATGCCGACCAGGCCGATATCGCCCGGGGCTGGCAGCGGATCCTGGCCACCGTGCGCTCCTACAAGGACCTGGAGCCCAGCCTGCTGGGGCGCATGGAGGAGCTCATCGACTTCGTCACCGCCCCGGGCACCCGGTAG
- the hrcA gene encoding heat-inducible transcriptional repressor HrcA gives MADDRRLKVLSAIVTDYVRNREPVGSKALAERYRLGVSPATIRNDMAALEDEGYILQPHTSAGRVPTEKGYRLFVDQVARIKPLSAPERNAITALLEDAVDLEQVVARTVRALAQLTGQLAIVEYPSLKLAALQHLELVALSPTRLLLVIITDTGRVEQRTIAPGHPAAVPLQPEGPEVIGLPYLIDPALLDRLRTRLNTALVGRRAAEAAPILASLAEQAPPDERPLLEAVAEALVEALSPDAEERLVVAGTANLARSTPDFASIGPLLDAIEEQVVLLRLLSSEQDPRRESDEGVRVSIGSENRDDALAEASVVTTVYGPRSGDVVAHLGVIGPTRMDYPATMAVVRAVALYLSRFLSPPESQDPAP, from the coding sequence ATGGCCGATGACAGGCGCCTCAAGGTGCTCTCAGCGATCGTCACCGACTACGTGCGCAACCGCGAGCCGGTGGGCTCCAAGGCCCTGGCCGAGCGCTACCGGCTGGGCGTGTCCCCCGCGACCATCCGCAACGACATGGCGGCCCTGGAGGACGAGGGCTACATCCTCCAGCCCCACACCTCCGCCGGGCGCGTGCCCACCGAGAAGGGCTACCGCCTCTTCGTCGACCAGGTGGCGCGCATCAAGCCCCTCTCGGCACCCGAGCGCAACGCCATCACCGCCCTGCTGGAGGACGCCGTCGACCTGGAGCAGGTGGTGGCCCGCACCGTGCGGGCCCTGGCCCAGCTCACCGGCCAGCTCGCCATCGTGGAGTACCCCAGCCTCAAGCTCGCCGCCCTCCAGCACCTGGAGCTGGTGGCGCTCAGCCCCACCCGGCTCCTGCTGGTCATCATCACCGACACCGGCCGCGTCGAGCAGCGCACCATCGCCCCCGGTCACCCGGCCGCCGTGCCGCTGCAGCCCGAGGGCCCCGAGGTCATCGGCCTTCCCTACCTCATCGACCCCGCGCTCCTGGATCGCCTGCGCACCCGGCTCAACACCGCCCTGGTGGGGCGGCGTGCCGCCGAGGCCGCCCCCATCCTGGCCTCCCTGGCCGAGCAGGCACCCCCAGACGAGCGGCCCCTGCTCGAGGCCGTCGCCGAGGCCCTGGTCGAGGCCCTGAGCCCCGACGCCGAGGAGCGCCTCGTCGTCGCCGGCACCGCCAATCTGGCCCGCTCCACCCCCGACTTCGCCTCCATCGGCCCCCTGCTGGACGCCATCGAGGAGCAGGTGGTGCTCCTGCGCCTGCTCAGCTCCGAGCAGGACCCCCGCCGGGAGTCCGATGAGGGCGTGCGCGTGAGCATCGGCTCGGAGAACCGCGACGACGCCCTGGCCGAGGCCTCCGTCGTCACCACCGTCTACGGCCCGCGCAGCGGGGACGTGGTCGCCCACCTGGGCGTCATCGGCCCCACCCGCATGGACTACCCCGCCACCATGGCCGTTGTGCGCGCCGTGGCCCTCTACCTCTCCCGATTCCTGTCCCCACCCGAGAGCCAGGACCCGGCCCCCTAG
- the dnaJ gene encoding molecular chaperone DnaJ, protein MSNYYEVLGVSRDASAEEIKRAYRKKARQLHPDVAGPGHEEEFKEVSTAYEVLSDADKRQMYDLGGEDALRGGGFGGGFAGADFGDLGGIFQSFFGGAAGTRGPASRARRGQDSLVAVEVELSDVAFGATRTIPVDTYATCTTCGGSCCAPGTEPVTCSQCNGTGTIQRMTRTLLGQVMTASPCPGCQGYGTVIVTPCKDCSGEGRRHVRQDLEVSIPAGVSTGTRIRMSGRGEAGPAGGPHGDLYLEIHEKPHEFLERDGDDLYTELRVPMTAAALGASFTLQTLDGDRQVTVRAGSQPGDEVVLDGLGVGRLRRKGRGDLHVSIVVETPTRLDDKQRQLLAELARLRGEDDVAPAKDEGVMGKLKERFSGR, encoded by the coding sequence GTGAGCAACTACTACGAGGTGCTGGGCGTGAGCCGCGACGCCAGCGCCGAGGAGATCAAGAGGGCCTACCGCAAGAAGGCCCGCCAGCTGCACCCCGACGTCGCCGGTCCCGGGCACGAGGAGGAGTTCAAGGAGGTCTCCACCGCCTACGAGGTCCTCTCCGACGCCGACAAGCGCCAGATGTACGACCTGGGCGGGGAGGACGCCCTGCGCGGGGGAGGCTTCGGCGGCGGCTTCGCAGGGGCCGACTTCGGGGACCTGGGCGGTATCTTCCAGTCCTTCTTCGGCGGCGCCGCCGGCACCCGCGGCCCCGCCTCGCGCGCCCGCCGGGGCCAGGACTCCCTGGTCGCCGTCGAGGTCGAGCTCTCCGACGTCGCCTTCGGGGCCACCCGCACCATCCCCGTGGACACCTACGCCACCTGCACCACCTGCGGGGGCTCCTGCTGCGCCCCGGGCACCGAGCCCGTCACCTGCTCGCAGTGCAACGGCACGGGCACCATCCAGCGCATGACCCGCACCCTGCTGGGCCAGGTGATGACCGCCTCGCCCTGCCCGGGCTGCCAGGGATACGGCACCGTCATCGTCACCCCCTGCAAGGACTGCTCGGGGGAGGGGCGCAGGCATGTGCGCCAGGACCTGGAGGTCTCCATCCCCGCCGGGGTGTCCACCGGCACCCGCATCCGCATGTCGGGCCGCGGCGAGGCCGGCCCCGCCGGCGGCCCCCACGGCGACCTCTACCTGGAGATCCACGAGAAGCCCCACGAGTTCCTCGAGCGCGACGGCGACGACCTGTACACCGAGCTGCGCGTGCCCATGACCGCCGCCGCCCTGGGCGCCTCCTTCACCCTCCAGACCCTCGACGGCGACCGGCAGGTCACCGTCAGGGCCGGCAGCCAGCCCGGCGACGAGGTCGTCCTCGACGGCCTGGGGGTGGGGCGCCTGCGCCGCAAGGGCCGCGGCGACCTGCACGTGTCCATCGTCGTGGAGACACCCACCCGCCTGGACGACAAGCAGCGCCAGCTCCTGGCCGAGCTGGCCCGCCTGCGCGGCGAGGACGACGTCGCCCCCGCCAAGGATGAGGGCGTCATGGGCAAGCTCAAGGAGCGCTTCTCCGGGCGCTGA
- a CDS encoding YggS family pyridoxal phosphate-dependent enzyme → MTQPPDSAPTGAPVPTAVTPEDLSRSLRAVRHRIAEAARRAGRDPQAIRLLPVSKTVPEERLRTAFAAGITQMGENKVQEGLRKSRGLADLGIHWALIGHLQTNKARDAASFADEFQALDSLRLAQALQRRLEAAGRTLEVYVQVNSSGEASKSGLEPQELPAFLEALADYPALRVQGLMTLAARTDDCERVRACFRLMRELREAALAEGTVGPGLLSMGMSGDLELAIEEGSDCVRVGQAIFGARATPDSHGRPEQGPPA, encoded by the coding sequence ATGACCCAGCCCCCGGACTCCGCGCCTACCGGCGCCCCCGTCCCCACCGCCGTCACGCCCGAGGACCTCTCCCGCAGTCTGAGGGCGGTGCGCCACCGCATCGCCGAGGCCGCCCGGCGGGCGGGCCGCGATCCCCAGGCCATCCGCCTGCTGCCGGTGTCCAAGACCGTGCCCGAGGAGCGCCTGCGGACGGCCTTCGCCGCGGGCATCACCCAGATGGGTGAGAACAAGGTCCAGGAGGGGCTGCGCAAGAGCCGGGGCCTGGCGGACCTGGGGATCCACTGGGCGCTCATCGGGCACCTGCAGACCAACAAGGCGCGCGATGCCGCCTCCTTCGCCGATGAGTTCCAGGCCCTGGACTCCCTGCGCCTGGCCCAGGCCCTCCAGCGCCGCCTGGAGGCGGCCGGGCGCACACTGGAGGTCTACGTGCAGGTCAACTCCTCGGGCGAGGCCTCCAAGTCCGGCCTGGAGCCGCAGGAGCTGCCCGCCTTCCTCGAGGCCCTGGCCGACTACCCCGCCCTGCGGGTCCAGGGCCTGATGACCCTGGCGGCGCGCACCGATGATTGCGAGCGCGTACGCGCCTGCTTCCGGCTCATGCGCGAGCTGCGCGAGGCGGCCCTGGCGGAGGGCACGGTGGGCCCGGGCCTGCTGTCGATGGGCATGAGCGGCGATCTGGAGCTGGCGATCGAGGAGGGCTCGGACTGCGTGCGGGTGGGGCAGGCGATCTTCGGGGCCCGCGCCACGCCCGACTCCCACGGCCGGCCCGAGCAGGGCCCACCCGCCTGA